The Vitis riparia cultivar Riparia Gloire de Montpellier isolate 1030 chromosome 3, EGFV_Vit.rip_1.0, whole genome shotgun sequence genome segment AAACAACGCCGGCAGCAATATACTCCACGAAGTAGCGGCCAGTGATACTATGAAAGATGTGGCGGAGGAGATGTTGAAGAGAGATCCAGAGTTGCTAATTGCGCGTAACGACTTAGGAGAGACGCCTATTTTTTGTGCAGCCCGCTACGGCCAAACTGAAATGTTTAAGTTTCTGGCTGGGGAAATGAAACTAACGGAACGAAATCCAGAAGATGGTAAACAGTATTTGCAGAGGAATGATAGAACAACAGTTCTTCATATTTCCATCTTCACCGAGTGTTTCGGTGAGTTCTTCTCTCAATTCATCTGCAAGTTTTTTCCTATaatattcatttctattattaaatatgGAAATTACAGGCTATCCCAAGTGTAGGTTAAGGAAGGCTAACCCCCAACCAATCTAGGTACGTTAGGTGAGGATGTTTCATGTTCTTGCAAGATGTGAAAATAGGAGGATGATGGAAAATATGTTtgtgaaatggaaaaataacaataagaaaaagtccaaaaaagaaaattttgaataaatatttatatatataaaaaaaaattcaacataaTAGATCTTTCTTATATCATTCTcgcaatttctttttcttctttctctcttgtatatataaactttaaatatttttcattctattttatttttttgaaaaagtgtattttcatagacttaaaatgaaaaaaaaccataaataaaaactcaagtttataaaatataaatttcaaatagctatataaaaataattaatatttttacattttaataatataggtATTACTTTTGATCATCTTAAGTACTATTTTTAACCCTTGaatacataaaatttgaattatttttacacGAGTGCATGAAAACtcattatttcttttccttttttcaaatgattttttattctattttttttcattattttcaaggtaaattaacttttcatttctatttttattttttctactaTATTTTACAATCCAAACAAAGCTTTAGATAGCATTTTCTAATAAACCAAAGTGctgaaaatttaaaagattagtaCATATTCTAATTAAAGCCTTGTTTGAAGTAGCTTAACTCCTCCTTAAAGGAACTtcttaagaaatatatttaatttcttgaaaatatatttattattttcatttcatttctatttttaaaattacaaaataataataacttcatATAAAATACCAGAATTTTTTAGATACTTACATTGAAAAGCAATGAAcgtataaaaaaaagaaaaaaagaaaaaaaaaatagttttacaaattagggtatcaaaatatttaatttatctaCCTCAAATTgcaaattttttaaagacataagGTTCTagttttatatagaatttattactatattttactcttaaaaaatactaaaaatgtaCCCGGACACATGCTTGGTTACCAAATTTAAACGAAGTTATaaatattgatataattttttaaataaacttttaaagaaatattagcTTCCCAAAGCCCTTTTTGGCCAACAGTTACTTTTGCTACTTTTaagtcttaatatttttctccaAACAACTTCTTAAATGTAATCAAATATACAACAAAAgagtttttattattcaaaacctCTTTTTTAGGCCTAAAAATGGTACCCAAAACTATGTTGGTTAAGAAAATTCATAACccacttaaaataatttaaaaacttcaTATTTAATTGGTTAAGCTTGAAAGGCATGTGATGGGTTTGTACAAAGGGAGTTTATACTTTAAGGGGACATATCATGTCATGTCTTCTTTCCAAAGTTCAAAACATAAATGTtactagtaaaaaaaatattaagttacaCGTTTTAGATAATTTGCATATGCCCTTTAGTCTAGGTGCATGCCATGTGGATCTTAGAAATGGAGAAAGTATCaaggaaagcaaataaagaaaaattaaaaattaaaaattaaaaagttaataataagtttaaaatcAATAAGCTTTACTTAaatatcatcttcaaatttatttttctttgtttttctttgtttatttaaatagtttataaaaatttatcaattttaaataattttgattttatttaattaatcaaataggataatttatgtatattttctttttgtcaaatattttttgggATGCAAAGACAACATTAGGTCACTAAtctaacatttttgttttttgtgttatcTCTACAAAATTAACATGAAATAGATTTGGCCCATTTTATTGCGGAGAGCTACTCATATTTAATTGAAGAAAGAGATCAAGATTCAATGACTGCTCTTCAATATCTTGCATGCAATCCAATTGcatttgaaaagaagaaaataaaaacaagacgAGGATTCATGGAAGAACTCATGATCTCAACAAGACCGCCACAAGGACTCATGGAGAAACTCATTAACTCCAGTATAGTACATTTAACTCCTTCCTCATCAATATCTATTCTTCATTTACTCgattacttttgtttttttatttatttagataataacattttttagaaattgggTATGGGCATTAACATAATTTTGGAATGCtaaatatagttttatatattttctccttttttttttttctgaaaaatataGTTTGGAAACAAATTAATTAGCTATCTTATAAAACAATGTATGGTTTACATTCAAGCTTTCAAGTTAATCCAACTCAATTGAACATATTTTGATGGATTTAATATTTATTCACTCAATAAATAGAATAGAACCCATGCATGGTGTAGAATGGAACTTGAGCAAGcaaaatttaatgtttataatttcttccattttacgAAATGGGGCTCTAAtggatgtaatttttttttccctcaaattttcctgTCTAGTAAAATAAGGATTTGGTCTAATggatttgtttaataaaatttggttctTTTTCATATCCATTCACCATTATTTATTTACCTCAACTTCTTATAATTGTTAAATAGtgcttctttccttttctgttacatatgttttttttttccctaacaAATAGTGGCCCAAACATCTCACAATTGAAGTTCTTTTCCAGAGTGGCCCTCCAAGGACAACAGCAAGACAAGTGATGAAAGGTGAGATATGAAAAGTTTTGCTAAGCAccatacttatttattttgaaggTTAGTGTTCTTAAAAGCTCTtgcataagaaattttaaatataattagaaatttaaattttagtgcTTCATTTGGACATACTTCCTAAGTAAATaagattttgtttcaatttaatGCATCTAGCCAAGAGGAGGaagaatatgatcaatcttTTGTAAAAATGCCCCACCCATGGTCTGACCAAGAAAACCTCCTTTCTTGTTTCTAATCtcagttttaaaaattatatctattGTAACGGTCTCATTTCAATTGTGTAGATGTTATTTACTTTGGGCTTAAAGGGACtcttacaactttaaaatgtctatgaGATTAAGAtgactcatatatatatatatatatatatatatatatatatatatatatatatattcccctATCCCATGTGAGACATAAATACCCCAACCCCTCCTCTGtcatataaatacaatatacTCATTGTGTCTCACGAGATTGTAGGGTCAAATAGAGAAACACTTCTCATGAAGCCAAAAGAAACCCCCATATAGGAGTCGAGGATCAACTTTGATACATCTATAATGAATCGCTTTCAATCGTGTAGATATTAACCACTATGGACCTAAAGGGGCCTTCGcgactttaaaatgtgtctacAAGGTTAAAAgaagtctatatatatatatatatatatataacattaaaaacattttcccTTATCCAATGTAGGATATCACATTTATTATTTAGTGGCCTTCAAACCACCCACTATTTccatttcctatatatataatatgagacatctaaataaaaagtgaaaacttTAAAACAAAAGGTAAACATATcttatgtctttaaaaattactttaataaattttataatttaagatagtaaatttttttattatctcaattttcaatcaatttttaaatccaTAACATTTTCAATATAAACCTCTAAGAAAtcctatattttatttatatatatatatatatatatatatatagaaactattactattttctacatttaaaaataaaaaataataagtgtcTCCAATAGACAATAAGGTGTAATTTGGATaaactttttgtttctcttttctaaAATAGAAAGTAATCATCATAtctctataaaatataagaactctttgaaacttaattaaaaaacaaaatgatttttaaaatttttaaaaaatatgagatatttaaaaaaatattacttcaaattttagaaaatttaaaagtaatttttaaaaatataaattaagttgatatttttaagaacataagtTAAGTttgtactttttatataaaagttattgtattttatatattttatagaagttattattattttctacccttcaaaataaaaaccaataagCATATCTAAATGAGCACTAAGGTATCAATTGGatatacttcttattttttatttttaaaattaaaacatagtaGTTATTTACAAAGATTAAAATTTCTagaaatataatcaaaatttcgATATATCATACTAGCcttgatacaaaaaaaaaaaaaaaaaaaaaaaggttgaaatcTTTGCTTGCCAAAAATTGGACAATATTGTCAAATATATCGATAGAATATTGGTCCACCAAGAGAAAGACCAATTGttgatatttatgatattttgacatcccatgcaaaaaaaaaaaaaaaaagaaatattaaaataaaacctgaaatattaaaattctttttcaaacacaataaatttaaacaCAAGAAGCACAAATATAAATAGATAAGGTTAGataaagcaaacttggattttatagtggttcaacacttccttgcctatgttcactctcctcaagctcctaaccgagtaagggttccactatacttgaagcttcaaccaagcttctaatcacctttacacttggattctggctTCAATGGGTTCTTATACAATCCCTTCAAAtctctactcacttgaagcttttaacactcaaataataagcttaaatctctcaacctaactcaacaagggctcaaatacaacttaaaagCTAAGAAGAATCACATGAGTGCACAAAGGAATATGCAAATGAAGGTTTAATGCAccaaagaaagaatgagagcttttgcgataagaacaagtaggtaaacaaataaattcaggtgttctcttactcataaatgaagtggaactctCAGTTTATAGGTTTCTACCGTCAGgagccaaaatgccaaaaagtagTCTTGACTGGTCAAGTTGGGGGTCGATTGGTTCACTAGCTGTTGGGCATTAAATGCATGATAGGTGGCCATTAGGCCTTGACTGGACCTCGATCGGGAAGAGATATCCCTCGACCGAGAAAGAAAGGCTATTGGAAGAGAGAGTATATTTtttgcatctcttgattggAAATTGATTGGGAAAGTGTAACTGGTCGATCGGTACCCTAGTTGATTGAGCCCATTGGCCACTGCCTCAACCGGTTCATCTTTTTTGGCctaaaacctatcttttttttttttctttttctcttctaacacttggcaaggtctttaagtaaattaatatgccaatttttaaatgatttgcgtaaggttcatttgataaaacttgggtttttgatgaaaatgtaactttaatgcataaactcagtttttaaaaatgtatatgaaaatcctaagtgcacctgtgcattcatcttacatatgtttcttatgattaaaggtcttccaaatgtCTTGATCTTGCCTCCATtgagtcctttgatgaatttccaaactaatacctgaaattctttataactCAAATCAATTAgccacttaaccatgatttactatcattaaaacatgattaggagaacccttagggtaacaatctcccccttttttatgatgaaaaaccTTGGTTACCTAGGAGGAAAAAAATCTTCCCCTTAAACCAATCATGAATTAACaatcaaaatttaagaattgaaaacaaaaagatcAAGACATGTTAGAGAGTATTGCAACAACAAACAATACAAGTCATCAAATATATaggcatatcatatatcataagtcAAATGTATTAGTCAGTACATCATATGTCCAATCAAATTAACATAACTAAAGATAAGCAATGTATGATCTAACAAAGATGATATGCATGTATGAGTCTCTTATATCTAGCCTTCTAGATCCTAAAATATCTTTCCCTTTAGCAACATAAAAAGGAACAAGGGAGTTGTTAAATGAATCAAGATTGAGGAGGTGGAGGTAGAAACACGGAACGCAAGTAGGCCATAATGTCCTCATGCTAACGCACCATGCAATCCTTAATGCAATTAATCCTCTATTGGAGATACTCAAACTGTGAAGTGAACGCAGTCTGATTCTTATCCATCCTATCCTCCATAGAATAAAATCATGTGTCACTGACCACTACAAGCTCCACCATACAAGTACCAAGAAAGCTAATTTGAGCAAATAAATCCATTCAAGGAGCATGGTTAGGAATAGAAGGTACTTGAGGCTGTGGTATCTTAGTATAGGTGGGCTCAGTGAATGCTGGTTTAGAGAAGGAGGGCTCGGTGTATAATGGTTGAATAGATGGTCCGTTTATAAAAGCCGGCTGAGTCATCATCGGCTTAGAGAAAGTGGACTCAAACTAAACACCCCTGATCTATGAAGGAATCTCTGCCTGAAGTAAGGGAATATCAAGCTCGAGCCCTCTCTGCTAGTAGCCACTCTGAGGGTCTAGTCTACCCTGAGGTTCTACTCCACTCTTCATTTACCTAATCCTTGCCTCCTTCTCAACTCTAAGGTGTGTTTACTGTTGTCCCCGTGGCAAtgctctctttgcttttctgATCCAAAAAGCATCTGGAgtcttctcaaatttcattcaCCCCATGGATTgatcatcatatgtatcatatGTACTGGGATCCTCAAAGTTCGTCTCTCTACTAAGGTTAATGCCAACATCCTTGAATACTTGGGAAAGGAAGAGACCATAGGGGGGTACTTGAGTGATGCTCTCACAGCATGcaatcatatgcatcatatagaacatcatataaatatatacttagaaaatggtcaatttttttttaccaaaaatcaaaattcccttggcattggccataaaaaattggggaattcataaaaaatcctaaatgcacccatgcattcatcttacatatgtttcttatgattaaaggtcttccaaatgtCTTGATCTTGAATCCATTgagtcatttgatgaatttccaaactaacacttgaaattctttataatttaaaccaattagctacttaaccatggtttgttatcattaaaacaggattaggagaaccctcgggctaacaatttttatttgtaaatttcaTTGCCTTATcatccaaaatataaaaactatcataataatattcttaatgaatatgtttatttttttttttgtataataattaaatatcaaaaaactaaaatttataaataaattataaaacaatttatagtaaaaaattatacatatatcattatttcttttatatccttaaatatattcaaactaaatacttgataaattttatcatacataattccttaaaggaaaacaaattaaaaaaacacacaTGGGTAGCTTTTCACTTCAATTTGTAACTAGACAAATGTTATTAATAGGTTTTGCAAATTGCTTCTCAAACTACATGAATTCTTTCTTGAACATACAACAATTCTTGATTGACCAACATCTGAAATGCTCAAAAGACTCAATACTCAACCCAAGCCTATTGTTAGGCTAAAAAAGGCTTCAATTGTTCTTTTAGAtttcatagaaaaaaatttaggataccgatttattattttattgaattttgaatttgagtCATTAATGTGCATGGGTAAATCTTGACCATTgaataaagaaatgaagaaacatAACTTAGTTATAGAAAGGAATGAGAGTTAAATATGTAAATCATAATAATCAAGTACAAAGTAATGATGTTTTCTAAACCATATGATGCCAATTTCTAATGGATGACAAAAAATCCCTCATAAATCTatatttaaactcaaatttattaagtgattattgaaaatggtaattgaaaattttataagttatatatatataatttttttgttcaaaaacaTTTGGTTCTATAAATTAAGTTATGATAGGTTACATAAGTTGTATAGgagattattaaataatttaggtATATAACTTTTAGCCACGCTATGTGAAATTTTTGGtagataaataattatatgattagGAGTGACCAAAAGGGGAATCCTTCACATGCACATATTCTAgaacccatttttattttactcaaagtgaaagaaggaaaatttaaaaaataaatattttcatacaaAGATCACACTTTTAAAGAACAACTCTAAGGTATAAACAAATAGATATCATACCAAGGCAAtgttgaataaattaaatataaaagaaatgatatttCAATACAAATGCAatgtagaaaagaaatgaaactaTTTTTCCATGTGactatttctcatttttggcAATTAcccaattttttattactttaaaaggcctttataaaatattaaaaaaagagaaaaggaaaacaaaatcttCTTTATAGATCCATCTACGCACTACTTGTAAaagaaattgtaaaatattGCTCACCCTTTATAACCgattaaattacaaatatattattgAAAGCTATTGTGGTTGGATTAATATGTACTATTAGACTTCAATTACCCttttcaatataataatattccaTTCCTCAACATCATATAATACTAGATTATTTACTTGTGATACATTTTtgtatttcaataaattatgtAAAAGTAATCTAACATGTCTCATATTACTAAAAGCAGATGCTATTCACTTCAAGGACTCGTCAAGCTTTTGGTAAAGAATGATACATCATGGCATGCTAGTGTTAATTCTCAAGAAGTTGGCTCAAGTGAGATTAAGGAGTTGGAtatagaaaaggaagaaaaaatatcccaagaaaagaaaggccaaaatttccaagaaaatgaagGGCAAAACTACCAAGAAAGTTCAACCAACTACAAGTACAAGAAGAGTGATGAAACTCCATTATTTTTGGCAACAATATCAAACATTCAAGACATTGTTGAAGAAATACTGGTTTGTCATCCTCAAGCACTTGAGCATATTAATAAGGAGGGAATGAACATACTACATGTGGCAATCCTTTACCgtcatattgaaatttttgatatAGTATCAAAATCTGAATTGCTTGCAAGAAGTCTATTATCAGCTACAGATAACAAAGGGAACTCCTTACTACATATGGTTggcctaaaaagaaaaagtcaagCTAGTGAAAAGATGCAAATCCCGGCATCCCAACTACAAGAAGAGTTGCTGTTGTTTAAGGTGCACTTCTACTTACCCATTAATGATAACCATAAACATTGTGCTCATGCATACACTTGTGGCAAgtcatttaattattaatctTCATTACTaattataataagttattaagtaatggAAAATATGTATCCAAGTTAGGAAAATGATAAGGTACTTATTAGGtactaaatttcaaatttgtgtcattaatgtatttaataaaatttagatcaTTAGATTCCAAATAAAACCAAGGTACTAAGAAATAAAACCTAGATGCAGTAAATAAGTCTTAATTAAATAGTGTTAGGGTTTTGACTATACCAACCTAAGATAATTGCTTAGGggagggtgaatagggtgatggttgcttttaacaaatttaaatataaaaagcaaGTGGCAATTGTATGTAATAATATAACAAGTATAATGAAAtgcaattgcatataaagtaaagaaagtaaaggaaaagagaaatgcAAActtaagattttatagtggttcaagcAACCTAGCATATATCCACTCTCTTTAAGATTCAATCCCTTGCTTGAGATTCCACTATCCCAAAGCTTCCAAATCAAGCCTTCAAGGTTTACACtttgattaattggcttaagtGGGCACTTATATTTTTCCTTGAGAAATGCCTTACTCTTGAAGATCTCCAAGAGATACCTCACACTTGGCAAAACTTATGTGATACATCACACTTAAATTTTTCGCTCAAGTGATACCCTACAATTGAGCCCAACTCACTAggtacataaaataatattaaataagaataaaacttCTAGTTTACAATTTTTGCATAAtggaatataagaaaaataaggttGAACGGTGCACTAAGATGAACTCTTTAAGTACACTTTAAAAATACTCCTTCAagcttaaataatatttaataatcatttaGAACTCTTTCCCATTAATACAAGAATCTTGGAGCCTTTAAATAAGAGCTAGAAACCTAAACTAGTCATGCTTCTTAAGCATAGTTTAGGTTTAACAAGTTGATGAACCGATTGACAAACTACTAGCCATTGTGATTATTGTTGGCTAATCGGCTCAACTAGTTGAGGCTTAACCTCAATGGTTGAACACATGCTACTAAAAGAAACAAAGTGCAAGTGCACCTCAATTGAACATGTTCTTCCTTACCTCAACGATTGCACTGTAAAGTGCATAAAAGACCTAGTTTGAGGCTTGGAACCTCTAACAacttatattcaacttcataaatcttttaaaacaagtttagaAAGAATTAGATTCATAGTTTTAATTAAGAACATGAAATCATTTAGTTTATAAGAGAATAAAATCGATTTAGATACTTAGATGAATTTATgtgtttcaattaaaaaaagtaatgtAATATGAACCTAGTGCACTAACAACTTTACAAAAAGATCCTAGATAATAGGTCTTTATTCCTCTTCTCTTTGAAGTTttctccttcttcttgattttcctttgacttgatatttcttttattgcttCTTTAGGTATCTTTTTGTCTAAATATACTTAGAATAAATCATTAGTGTCAAACtttgttttattatcatcaaaacaaaaattaaccaAACTTTACTTTCACAATCTCCTCCTTTTTGAGATGACAAAATCAAAGTTGCTCAAATACTTCCCCCTTAATATATGCtccttgatttttagaaaatgttcaATTTTAAGAATCTTAAGGATTATATTGGtgctaaaaaataatataaccaaAATATTAACAACACAAAGAGCAATTAGCAATTGGTAAGATAACAAACAGGATGCATGCATGTATATAATAATTGAAGTATGAAGCATCAATATTCAAGATTGctaaaacaaatattatcaTCCTAGTACTATACTAACTTATTACTAATTTTCCtcctttttgtcatcaacaaaaagtctCAATTAAGTATAATAAGAgaatttatttatcaatcatAAATGatgtcacaaaaaataaataataacaataacatcatttttcctcttctttttgtttttcatttgaaaatatatttcaaataaaaattttctcaatcttagagcattttctaatttaaagcatgattttctaaaaatggTAAGGGaatgatacctcacacttgaaTTTTTCACTAAATTGATACCTTATACAATTAAGCCTAACTCACAAGatgtataagaaaaaatttgatAAGAATAAAACTTCTAGTTTACAATTTTGGTACAATGGAATATACAAAAACTAGAATTGAATGGTGTTCTTGTTAGGATTGAGTCCTATAAAGCATGACATAAAGTAATgaattgagattcatttataaatttatttatctatgttttttggtttcccatatgcattaattggttatttgaacATACATGctcacatcacttgcattgtatatgacttgggtgtattaggagttgcacaaaagatccatgtcatgggttccttgtagagTGATAAGTAGTCCACAATCGGGTCATGGATTTGGGAAGTCCACATGAGACTTTAGTGCACTATCTCttaattggaggaatgacttgtcttggttatCAGGATGGTTTTCCCAcagtgagtgtactagtgtacGCAATGCACACTAGATAAGACtaatggtgaatcatgatgtaagactattaattaattatcatgattcaccaagctactatactgcatagactctcaaccttgagaaggtATTGAGTCTTTGACCCATGGGTaagaccctaaggtggtcacatatccttatggatggagtcactgttgatggaggctagtggtggtaataggtattcttaatagaggagCCATAATATCTTATAGAGGAGCCATAATATCTTATGGgtttgagacagtgtgtcccttAGTTGATTCAAAGGgcatgtgatctagaagaatTTGGTCATAGCATTTCCATTAATGGAAACCTGACATATGCTTTTTTAaggtagagtatgtcaattaatCATATAGTAAGTGAGATATGTAATTCAAGGATTGGAagggtaatcttgataggtgatataACATTAAGttattagattatagacaccagttcatggggagtacTCTACATGCAATGGACAGTAGATCACAAATCCAagctttgtctcattgttatttgcATAGGATACtgaagtgtagttgattctctattgtgggatgttgaattaacttcaaaAGTGAATTATTATGGAATTAATTCTCTTATGGGTTCCAATGGTTCCCGCTCAAGCTCACATACCTTGATGACATTGTCTGAGAGTTGGGTTGGCTCttggttcacttttatgcatacaaatattttgataattacataaGATTGCACATGAgttagtgaacaaggtctctaaattgggttaattaattaattggatagccgtattgggttaattaatcaattaagaacTTTTTTAGTCTAGATTGAGTGACCCAAGCCCCtaatgggctcaagtcacttaagcttatgGAGAACCTTATAAATGCCCATTTAGGGAGGGCTTCTAGAGACTTGTCTTCCATCTTCAGAGAAAGAGTCATAGCCTCTACCCTTCTTTTCTTCCCATTGGTTGAGTGCCAAGGTTTAAGGAAGAGCCATCGAGCGGAAGACCGTGGGTCtatgagacttccaacaacttcattCAAATACTTCACTGCatggatttgatttgaaaatattcaaattaagttaaagttttcttttttgatatctaaatcttattattgtttaaaattgcTTGTTTTCTCTAAATATAGGATTTAGATAAAGCCTAGGAAAGATTTGCATGTACGTAAACTGATCTGGGTATAAGGAACAAAGAAATATGGGTTTTCCTATAGTACTAAGATGAAATACAAGTTTGAAAGCAAGTCACtttgaaaacactttaaaaaggcttaaataatatttaagaatggTTTAAATAGGATTTAGAAACTCAAACTAGTAGTTAGACACAGTCTAGGTTTGACTAATCAATTGGCTACTAGTT includes the following:
- the LOC117911615 gene encoding ankyrin repeat-containing protein NPR4-like isoform X2, which gives rise to MKDVAEEMLKRDPELLIARNDLGETPIFCAARYGQTEMFKFLAGEMKLTERNPEDGKQYLQRNDRTTVLHISIFTECFEWPSKDNSKTSDERCYSLQGLVKLLVKNDTSWHASVNSQEVGSSEIKELDIEKEEKISQEKKGQNFQENEGQNYQESSTNYKYKKSDETPLFLATISNIQDIVEEILVCHPQALEHINKEGMNILHVAILYRHIEIFDIVSKSELLARSLLSATDNKGNSLLHMVGLKRKSQASEKMQIPASQLQEELLLFKKVKSACKMHLTKPLNKDNQTAEELFAARNERLHRDAKGWLMRTTENCTILSIFIATVAFAAAYTVPGGPNQNTGIPILNSKPLFVVFILADVFSLSLALTSVGKFLSILTSSFPLQDFETYLFKKLTQGIICMILSVSMMAVAFGATIILIMTHNWTNAVWSVVGFLPVPIFFLSYSPLRSAVLGRCTESSKYFVAKFLKGVAIGVVIFIFVPLYCLYLAFKGLFWTVKKAFRWICGNKSDTQSPQPTAAPITQV
- the LOC117911615 gene encoding uncharacterized protein LOC117911615 isoform X1 — its product is MKDVAEEMLKRDPELLIARNDLGETPIFCAARYGQTEMFKFLAGEMKLTERNPEDGKQYLQRNDRTTVLHISIFTECFDLAHFIAESYSYLIEERDQDSMTALQYLACNPIAFEKKKIKTRRGFMEELMISTRPPQGLMEKLINSKWPSKDNSKTSDERCYSLQGLVKLLVKNDTSWHASVNSQEVGSSEIKELDIEKEEKISQEKKGQNFQENEGQNYQESSTNYKYKKSDETPLFLATISNIQDIVEEILVCHPQALEHINKEGMNILHVAILYRHIEIFDIVSKSELLARSLLSATDNKGNSLLHMVGLKRKSQASEKMQIPASQLQEELLLFKKVKSACKMHLTKPLNKDNQTAEELFAARNERLHRDAKGWLMRTTENCTILSIFIATVAFAAAYTVPGGPNQNTGIPILNSKPLFVVFILADVFSLSLALTSVGKFLSILTSSFPLQDFETYLFKKLTQGIICMILSVSMMAVAFGATIILIMTHNWTNAVWSVVGFLPVPIFFLSYSPLRSAVLGRCTESSKYFVAKFLKGVAIGVVIFIFVPLYCLYLAFKGLFWTVKKAFRWICGNKSDTQSPQPTAAPITQV